From Xiphophorus couchianus chromosome 4, X_couchianus-1.0, whole genome shotgun sequence, a single genomic window includes:
- the terfa gene encoding telomeric repeat binding factor a, producing the protein MAAKESVNIDQVEVEKVVNRWLVEYYFSLMVEFFKNQQYADFCASREVVDGVLERPIESVDDIPLKIRLLQFLSRINEGEKLDLWFEPDQSTTPLESALNLLESMKANFQIPQADFDHVSTLLKEMILGIFIKNELFDKAKAALTLYFPSPGNDKRATFMSLICQKSNTHKVIDQMNFPQFRKEMLCFCQKLCPFTLSFIHQAALNLVESRIEVQHDETLRSDEQDKASPSSISQVNSFQFRSRRYPFIQKSRLEVAYKALAQCLDEKTFSDLEQEVEEESQESVCLCLERHTVSIRGTTQSSEQEALFQRKSVSPLEASPADQMTQTGAERQAAAGSLSKTLYTVARFVVEPDSQPSSQCTTAAEELDVETRTTESPQMPSASNKEPNGLQCSDSDRQHSRPKRKLPRGGSNTVSRASTSLVVYSSDSEEESPQSGKKELEQPNESSSKKANRSREASESKDEQQAQTNVSKTPKKRPLKWISKSSKQCDPSSGEHVCLSDSSLDSSPDVFAPRPVPQKSSTPHKDAQRKIPVIRLWREDHKNITEEKETWTDEDSLFPSIKNRGSGSNESTISHSGHRRRWTESETENLIQGVRNFGEGSWSKIKAYYSFNDRSNVNLKDRWRTLKKQKLV; encoded by the exons ATGGCAGCCAAAGAAAGTGTAAACATCGATCAAGTTGAAGTGGAGAAGGTTGTTAACCGCTGGCTGGTGGAATATTACTTTTCTCTGATGGTGGAGTTCTTCAAGAACCAACAGTATGCGGATTTTTGTGCTAGTAGAGAAGTGGTGGACG GTGTCCTTGAACGTCCCATTGAATCTGTTGATGACATACCCTTGAAGATCAGATTGTTGCAGTTCCTGTCTCGCATAAACGAAGGAGAAAAACTTG ATTTGTGGTTTGAACCCGATCAGTCCACAACGCCGCTGGAGTCGGCTCTAAACTTGCTGGAAAGTATGAAGGCAAATTTCCAAATTCCTCAAGCTGATTTCGACCATGTATCCACATTACTTAAAGAGATG atccTGGGGATTTTCATAAAGAATGAATTATTTGATAAGGCAAAAGCTGCACTCACTTTGTACTTTCCGAGTCCAGGGAATGACAAG AGGGCCACATTCATGAGTCTCATCTGTCAGAAGAGTAACACACACAAGGTCATCGACCAAATGAACTTCCCACAGTTTAGGAAGGAGATGCTGTGTTTCTGCCAGAAGCTCTGCCCTTTTACTCTCTCTTTTATTCACCAG GCTGCATTGAACCTTGTTGAGTCACGAATTGAAGTTCAACATGATGAAACACTGAGGAGCGACGAGCAAGACAAAGCCAGTCCGTCATCCATTTCCCAAGTAAACAGCTTTCAGTTCAGATCAAG AAGGTATCCATTCATCCAGAAGAGCAGACTCGAAGTAGCCTACAAAGCCCTGGCTCAGTGCTTggatgagaaaacattttctgacttgGAGCAAGAAGTGGAGGAAGAATCTCAGGAAAGCGTGTGCCTCTGCCTGGAGAGACACACTGTTTCTATTCGAGGCACTACTCAGAGCTCAGAGCAAGAAGCCCTGTTTCAGAGAAAGTCAGTCAGCCCTCTGGAAGCTTCCCCAGCTGACCAGATGACACAGACAGGTGCAGAGCGCCAAGCAGCAGCAGGGTCCCTCTCAAAGACTCTCTACACGGTGGCCCGGTTTGTGGTCGAGCCGGACAGCCAGCCGAGCTCACAGTGCACAACAGCTGCCGAGGAGCTGGACGTCGAGACGAGGACAACGGAGTCTCCACAGATGCCGTCTGCATCAAATAAAGAGCCGAACGGCCTGCAGTGCTCAGATTCAGACAGACAACATTCGAGGCCCAAAAGAAAGCTTCCCAGGGGGGGCAGCAATACAGTGAGCAG agctTCAACTAGTTTGGTTGTATACTCATCAGACAGTGAAGAGGAATCCCCTCAGAGTGGGAAAAAAGAACTGGAGCAGCCGAATGAATCATCCAGCAA AAAAGCCAACAGATCCAGAGAAGCGTCAGAAAGCAAGGACGAGCAACAGGCGCAGACAAACGTCTCCAAAACTCCAAAGAAGCGACCGCTCAAATGGATATCCAAGAGTTCTAAACAATG TGACCCGAGCAGTGGAGAGCATGTTTGTCTGTCAGACTCTTCGTTGGATTCGTCGCCTGACGTGTTTGCTCCTCGCCCTGTTCCTCAGAAGAGCTCCACTCCTCACAAAGATGCTCAAAGAAAGATTCCCGTCATACGACTTTG GAGAGAAGACCACAAAAATATAACGGAGGAAAAGGAGACGTGGACCGATGAGGACTCCCTTTTCCCCTCCATAAAGAACAGAG GATCAGGATCAAATGAAAGCACAATCTCACATTCAGGACACAGAAGG AGATGGACCGAGAGCGAAACGGAGAACTTAATTC